A single Chloracidobacterium sp. DNA region contains:
- the rplQ gene encoding 50S ribosomal protein L17 has translation MRHLKAHRKLGRTSEHRMSLLRNLATSLINADKEHIVTTVPKAKELRPFIEKAITLARKAQNLSGDDAVLRGVHLRRQAARFFHAGNSTFKAEQSRFRGNKGEAKEPIVRTAGVKAVQRLFNELGERYKDRTGGYTRIIKLGRRVGDNAEMAVIELVDNPRELAAKG, from the coding sequence ATGAGACACTTAAAAGCACATCGTAAATTGGGCCGCACCAGCGAGCATCGCATGTCGCTGCTCCGCAATCTGGCGACTTCGCTCATCAACGCGGACAAAGAGCACATCGTGACCACCGTACCGAAGGCAAAGGAACTTCGTCCGTTCATCGAAAAGGCGATCACGCTTGCTCGCAAAGCACAGAACTTATCGGGTGACGATGCTGTTCTGCGCGGGGTTCACCTGCGACGGCAGGCAGCACGCTTTTTCCACGCTGGCAACAGCACATTCAAGGCTGAGCAGAGCCGTTTCCGTGGTAATAAGGGTGAGGCGAAAGAGCCGATCGTTCGTACCGCGGGCGTAAAAGCCGTCCAGCGGCTTTTCAATGAGCTCGGAGAGCGCTATAAAGACCGTACCGGTGGTTATACGCGTATCATCAAACTCGGCCGCCGTGTCGGTGACAATGCTGAAATGGCCGTCATCGAATTGGTGGATAACCCACGGGAACTTGCTGCTAAGGGCTAG
- the accB gene encoding acetyl-CoA carboxylase biotin carboxyl carrier protein, with protein MIDNTARAKDDNVVETNVSKTEGASFNMNELQALAELVNEHGFTDFEFENENIRVRLSKMAAAPVLQSAPAAVPAVSSAPAESAPAEVQADPDAGLHKITSPIVGTFYRSPGPEKDAYVSEGSNVSAETTVCIVEAMKLMNEIQAEVSGEIIRIYVENGQPVEFGQALFGVRK; from the coding sequence ATGATCGATAACACTGCTCGGGCCAAGGACGATAACGTCGTCGAAACGAATGTGAGCAAGACCGAAGGAGCATCATTCAATATGAATGAACTCCAGGCACTTGCCGAACTGGTAAACGAACACGGCTTCACGGATTTTGAGTTCGAAAACGAGAACATTCGTGTACGCCTCAGCAAAATGGCGGCGGCGCCCGTCTTGCAGTCGGCACCTGCAGCAGTTCCGGCGGTAAGTTCAGCACCTGCTGAATCGGCACCGGCGGAAGTTCAAGCTGATCCTGATGCCGGCCTTCATAAGATAACCTCGCCGATCGTTGGAACATTCTATCGCTCACCAGGGCCGGAGAAGGACGCGTATGTCTCCGAAGGGAGCAATGTGTCGGCTGAGACAACCGTCTGCATCGTCGAGGCGATGAAGCTGATGAACGAGATCCAGGCTGAAGTGTCGGGCGAGATCATCAGGATATATGTCGAAAATGGGCAACCGGTCGAATTTGGCCAGGCACTTTTCGGCGTGAGGAAATAG
- a CDS encoding adenylate kinase, with the protein MDKIIVLIGAPGAGKGTQARLLQERCGIPQISTGDMFREMKSLDTPLAREVQEIMASGNLISDEITYKIVRERTSKSDTAGTFLLDGYPRTAVQAEQLEELAGEQGKEIVAIEVDVPTQELLKRLTGRRSCPECGEIYNIYSKPPKVEGFCDSHPQTELVHRADDNEASVKTRLDNYQINTQPLLEYYDSSGRLKKVNGNGEVEDIFTEMAAMV; encoded by the coding sequence ATGGATAAGATAATTGTTCTCATAGGTGCACCCGGAGCAGGAAAAGGCACGCAAGCACGATTGTTGCAGGAGCGTTGCGGAATACCGCAGATCTCGACCGGTGATATGTTCCGCGAAATGAAGTCGCTTGACACGCCGCTCGCACGCGAAGTGCAGGAGATAATGGCATCGGGGAATCTGATCTCGGACGAGATCACTTACAAGATAGTCCGCGAACGAACGTCGAAGAGCGACACGGCCGGAACATTTCTGCTCGATGGATATCCTCGAACGGCTGTTCAGGCAGAACAGCTTGAAGAACTCGCAGGCGAACAGGGCAAGGAGATCGTGGCGATCGAAGTAGATGTGCCGACTCAAGAACTGCTCAAACGGCTCACGGGCCGACGAAGTTGCCCTGAGTGCGGTGAGATATACAATATTTATTCAAAGCCGCCGAAAGTTGAGGGTTTCTGCGACAGTCATCCCCAAACGGAGCTCGTACACCGTGCTGATGATAATGAGGCCAGCGTCAAAACTCGTCTGGATAATTATCAGATAAATACTCAGCCCCTACTCGAATATTACGATAGTTCAGGCCGACTGAAAAAGGTGAATGGAAACGGCGAGGTCGAAGATATTTTTACGGAAATGGCCGCAATGGTCTAG
- the map gene encoding type I methionyl aminopeptidase — MIIAKTAKDLDKMRAVGELIAEVREALRVMVIPGVSTLELDTAAEKMIRDAGAIPTFIGYHGFPYSICASVNHEIVHGFSKPDPLNEGDIISLDMAATFEGFVGDTAMTVPVGEITDELKQLICVTEECLHLGIEAARVNNRIGDIGWAVQEHAQKFGYGIVRDYTGHGIGRAMHEAPQIPNYGRPGTKERIRAGYCFAIEPMLNLGTHETRTLSDKWTVVTLDGKPSAHAEHTLAVTADGPEILTLTKEQKKQLAAKVAA, encoded by the coding sequence ATGATAATCGCGAAGACAGCCAAAGATCTGGATAAGATGCGAGCCGTGGGCGAATTGATCGCCGAGGTCCGCGAGGCTCTGCGCGTAATGGTCATCCCCGGCGTTTCTACCCTGGAACTCGACACGGCGGCTGAAAAAATGATCCGCGATGCAGGGGCCATTCCCACGTTTATCGGCTACCACGGATTTCCATATTCAATATGTGCATCGGTCAATCACGAGATCGTTCACGGTTTTTCTAAGCCTGACCCGCTCAATGAGGGCGACATTATTTCACTTGATATGGCTGCGACTTTCGAAGGATTTGTCGGCGATACCGCGATGACGGTCCCGGTCGGTGAGATCACGGACGAGCTCAAACAGTTGATCTGCGTCACCGAAGAATGTCTCCACCTCGGAATTGAGGCCGCGCGAGTAAATAATCGAATAGGCGACATTGGCTGGGCCGTGCAGGAGCACGCTCAGAAATTTGGGTACGGGATCGTCCGTGATTATACGGGACACGGAATCGGGCGGGCGATGCACGAGGCTCCGCAGATCCCGAATTACGGACGTCCGGGAACAAAAGAAAGAATTCGAGCCGGATATTGCTTTGCAATTGAACCGATGCTCAACTTGGGGACGCACGAAACGCGAACCCTTAGTGATAAGTGGACCGTTGTTACTTTGGACGGAAAGCCTTCAGCACACGCAGAACATACACTTGCTGTAACCGCTGACGGGCCGGAGATACTCACTCTGACCAAAGAGCAGAAAAAACAGTTGGCGGCAAAGGTCGCCGCCTGA
- the rpsK gene encoding 30S ribosomal protein S11 codes for MAKAPAKKTYKKKEKKNIPVGIVHIAASFNNTLISITDANGNLVAQCSSGARGFRGSRKGTPFAAQQASSEAARKAVEAGMREVEVRVKGPGGGRESAIRAVSQAGIRVTAIRDVTPIPHNGCRPPKRRRV; via the coding sequence ATGGCAAAAGCACCAGCAAAGAAGACTTACAAGAAGAAAGAGAAAAAGAACATTCCGGTCGGGATCGTTCACATTGCAGCGTCGTTCAACAACACGCTAATCTCGATCACCGATGCTAACGGCAATTTGGTCGCACAGTGTTCGTCGGGAGCACGCGGTTTCCGCGGTTCGCGAAAGGGAACGCCGTTCGCCGCTCAGCAGGCGTCGTCAGAGGCCGCTCGCAAGGCAGTCGAAGCCGGAATGCGTGAGGTGGAGGTTCGTGTCAAGGGCCCGGGCGGCGGTCGTGAGTCTGCTATCCGTGCGGTCAGCCAGGCCGGGATCCGCGTTACCGCGATCCGCGACGTGACGCCGATCCCACACAATGGATGCCGTCCGCCGAAGCGTCGACGCGTCTGA
- a CDS encoding PEGA domain-containing protein: MRVTRYSFLLIVGLMLTIGISTAFASADDSGKKRPKDAGTLSIRTTEEAFPVKIDGVERGMTGVGTPAEYYLTPGTHTVEVLGPNGKIWKSQIEIRRGQKHCVCLKIVRETISRPCPYNFQLGGPDRVNEGDLVTFAAVNTGSAPVPIRYAWTVSPGTMKVDGQGTPTITVDSTGLGGRTINAELDVNDDVYDNKCRQVISVPTDVTPRKPDEPLKYILCDEFESRTADDDKARLDNCSIQVQNIPDAQLYIYIYQGTDRASMTRNTYDRLSKRALDYLVKSRGIDPRRIILQKGSDRARSTYQIYIVPPSAILPVIQ; the protein is encoded by the coding sequence ATGCGTGTTACTCGATATAGTTTTTTATTAATTGTCGGCCTAATGCTGACGATCGGAATTTCGACGGCGTTTGCCTCGGCTGACGATAGCGGCAAGAAGCGTCCGAAGGATGCCGGTACTTTGAGTATTCGTACAACGGAAGAAGCATTTCCGGTAAAGATCGACGGAGTCGAACGCGGAATGACCGGCGTCGGGACACCGGCGGAATATTATCTTACACCGGGCACTCATACGGTCGAGGTTTTAGGGCCAAACGGAAAGATATGGAAGAGTCAGATCGAGATAAGACGCGGCCAGAAACATTGTGTTTGTCTTAAGATCGTTCGTGAGACCATTAGCCGGCCCTGTCCATACAATTTCCAACTTGGTGGACCCGATCGGGTAAATGAGGGTGACCTTGTGACATTTGCCGCCGTCAATACCGGTTCGGCACCTGTACCGATTCGGTACGCTTGGACGGTATCGCCGGGCACGATGAAAGTCGATGGTCAGGGAACGCCGACAATCACAGTCGATTCGACGGGACTTGGCGGTCGGACGATCAATGCTGAACTCGATGTAAACGATGACGTTTATGATAATAAATGCCGTCAGGTCATCTCGGTTCCGACGGATGTAACTCCGCGAAAGCCCGATGAACCATTGAAATACATCCTCTGTGATGAATTTGAATCGCGTACGGCCGACGATGACAAGGCTCGTCTCGACAATTGCTCGATCCAGGTTCAGAACATCCCGGATGCTCAGCTTTACATCTACATCTATCAGGGCACTGACCGTGCGAGTATGACTCGAAATACCTATGATCGTTTGTCGAAACGGGCACTCGATTACCTTGTCAAATCAAGAGGGATCGACCCGCGTCGGATCATATTGCAAAAGGGCAGCGACCGAGCCAGATCGACATATCAGATCTACATCGTGCCGCCGTCAGCGATACTGCCGGTTATCCAATAA
- the rpsO gene encoding 30S ribosomal protein S15 has product MSTVKEVKEQIVGDYKTHTSDTGSSQVQIALLSQRITELTAHFKIHKKDNNSRRGLLILVSRRRKLLDYLKRRNIDAYHEIIKKLGLRR; this is encoded by the coding sequence ATGTCAACAGTTAAAGAAGTAAAAGAACAAATCGTAGGTGACTACAAAACCCATACGTCTGATACGGGTTCGTCACAAGTCCAGATAGCGTTGCTATCGCAGCGTATAACCGAGCTTACAGCTCATTTCAAGATCCATAAGAAAGATAACAATTCGCGTCGCGGCTTGCTGATATTGGTCTCGCGTCGAAGGAAGCTCCTGGATTATCTTAAGCGTCGTAATATTGACGCTTACCACGAGATCATCAAGAAGTTAGGCCTGCGTCGTTAA
- the accC gene encoding acetyl-CoA carboxylase biotin carboxylase subunit, whose amino-acid sequence MREIRKVLIANRGEIACRIIWTCKEMGIKTVAVHSEADREALHVRFADEAICIGPAASAESYLNIPAIISAAEITNVDSIHPGYGFLAESATFAKICEDCNIKFIGPPADVIAMMGDKVEARRTMAAAGVPILPGSPDPIESAEEALKIALEIGFPLIIKAAAGGGGRGMRIVREESELQGSLELAQTEALNAFKNGSVYIERYIERPRHIEIQVLADEHGNVIHLGERECTIQRRHQKLLEEAPSSAISQELRDKMGAVAVKACQEIGYTSAGTFEFLLDEDGSFYFMEMNTRIQVEHPVTEMVTLADIVRNQILIATGENIGYSQDEVQIVGHSIECRINAEDPVKFTPSPGKITAFNIPGGPGVRVDTAVYPGYVVPPYYDSMIAKLIVHARTRELAIARMRRALQMMVVEGIKTTIPLHLKIMDDENFQKGEFSTKFMEEFKYEI is encoded by the coding sequence ATGCGGGAAATTCGTAAAGTACTGATCGCAAATCGTGGTGAGATCGCTTGCCGCATAATTTGGACGTGTAAGGAGATGGGCATTAAGACCGTCGCCGTCCACTCCGAAGCGGACCGGGAAGCATTACACGTACGGTTTGCGGATGAGGCGATCTGCATCGGCCCGGCGGCGTCAGCCGAAAGTTATCTGAACATCCCGGCGATCATCAGTGCCGCTGAGATCACAAATGTTGATTCGATCCATCCTGGCTATGGTTTTTTGGCCGAATCGGCAACGTTTGCCAAGATCTGCGAAGATTGCAATATTAAGTTTATCGGCCCACCAGCGGATGTGATCGCGATGATGGGTGACAAGGTCGAGGCAAGACGGACGATGGCGGCCGCCGGCGTGCCCATCCTCCCGGGCAGTCCGGACCCGATCGAATCTGCCGAGGAAGCACTCAAGATCGCCCTGGAGATCGGCTTTCCGCTGATCATTAAGGCGGCAGCAGGCGGCGGTGGACGCGGAATGCGTATCGTCCGTGAAGAAAGCGAGCTCCAAGGGAGCCTCGAACTTGCCCAAACCGAAGCTCTGAATGCCTTTAAGAACGGTTCGGTCTATATCGAGCGATATATTGAGCGGCCGCGTCACATCGAGATCCAGGTACTCGCGGATGAGCACGGCAACGTTATCCATCTCGGCGAGCGTGAGTGTACGATCCAACGTCGACACCAGAAATTGCTCGAAGAAGCTCCATCTTCCGCGATCTCGCAGGAACTTCGTGACAAGATGGGTGCGGTGGCGGTCAAGGCTTGCCAGGAGATAGGTTACACAAGTGCGGGTACGTTCGAGTTTTTGCTCGATGAAGACGGTAGTTTCTATTTTATGGAAATGAACACCCGTATTCAGGTCGAGCATCCGGTTACGGAAATGGTTACGCTGGCGGATATCGTCCGCAATCAGATATTGATCGCAACCGGCGAGAATATTGGCTACTCGCAGGACGAGGTGCAGATAGTGGGACACTCGATAGAGTGCCGCATTAATGCCGAAGACCCCGTCAAGTTTACGCCGAGTCCCGGTAAGATCACGGCATTTAACATTCCCGGCGGGCCGGGTGTTCGTGTCGATACGGCTGTTTACCCGGGTTATGTCGTACCGCCGTATTACGATTCGATGATCGCAAAACTTATCGTCCACGCCCGCACCCGCGAACTTGCGATCGCTCGTATGCGGAGGGCACTCCAAATGATGGTGGTAGAGGGAATCAAAACGACAATTCCGCTTCATCTCAAGATAATGGACGATGAAAATTTCCAGAAAGGTGAATTTTCGACCAAGTTTATGGAAGAGTTCAAATACGAGATCTGA
- the rpmJ gene encoding 50S ribosomal protein L36: MKVRPSVKKICDKCKIIHRKGVVRVICDNPKHKQRQG, from the coding sequence ATGAAAGTGAGACCTTCAGTTAAAAAGATCTGCGATAAGTGCAAGATCATTCATCGTAAAGGCGTAGTTCGTGTAATTTGCGACAATCCGAAGCATAAACAGCGTCAGGGATAG
- the rpsD gene encoding 30S ribosomal protein S4, which yields MARYRDAVCRLCRREGGKLFLKGDRCFKPSCAIEKRGTNPPGQHGAARRKMLAGYGEQLREKQKVKRIYFILEKQFRNYFEKARRQKGVTGENLLFMLERRLDNVVYRSGFSTSRRQARQLVNHGHITVNGKKVDIPSFQVKAGDVVTVKDKSQKNTHVEGAWQTSAGRGRPSWLSAGAVEFSVSVSGTPRREDVGANINEQLIVELYSK from the coding sequence ATGGCTAGATATAGAGATGCGGTGTGCCGATTGTGCCGTCGCGAAGGTGGAAAATTATTTTTGAAAGGCGACCGGTGCTTCAAACCGTCGTGCGCAATTGAAAAGCGTGGAACCAACCCGCCGGGACAGCACGGAGCGGCCCGTCGCAAGATGCTCGCCGGCTACGGCGAACAGCTTCGCGAAAAGCAGAAGGTGAAGCGTATCTATTTCATTCTCGAAAAACAGTTCCGCAACTACTTTGAAAAGGCTCGGCGCCAAAAGGGAGTTACGGGCGAGAACTTGTTGTTTATGCTTGAGCGTCGGCTGGATAATGTCGTTTACCGTTCAGGTTTTTCGACATCACGCCGTCAGGCTCGCCAACTCGTGAATCACGGGCATATCACCGTTAACGGAAAAAAGGTGGACATCCCGTCGTTTCAGGTTAAGGCCGGCGATGTAGTTACCGTCAAGGACAAGAGCCAGAAAAATACGCACGTAGAGGGTGCGTGGCAGACCTCGGCGGGTCGCGGACGGCCGTCGTGGCTGAGTGCCGGTGCGGTGGAATTTAGCGTATCGGTTTCGGGGACTCCTCGTCGTGAGGATGTCGGCGCAAATATTAACGAACAGCTTATCGTCGAACTTTACAGTAAGTAA
- a CDS encoding DNA-directed RNA polymerase subunit alpha, whose product MTQSNSWTDFQMPSRLNVETETLTERYGKFYAAPFERGFGTTIGNSIRRALLSSIEGAAITAVKIDGVEHEFSSIKGVVEDATDVILNLKQVPFKLHGSGQKTLSISKKGAGEVTSADIEADGDVEVLDKTIHIATISSGGSIGIEMRLKSGRGYVSAEVNNDEDLSVGYIPIDSVHTPIKKVNYTVDQTRQGSNTEFDRLTIEVWSDGSVKPEDSIGLAAKLVKDHMAIFINFEEEEEEYKYEDIARPPLMRNDLLDKSVDELELSVRSYNCLKNADIRSIRDLIRRSEKDMLNTKNFGKKSLTEIKDMLHGMGLDFGMDFDEQGNPIPGSGGRDLD is encoded by the coding sequence ATGACACAGAGTAATAGTTGGACAGATTTTCAAATGCCGAGCCGTTTGAATGTTGAGACGGAAACCCTTACGGAACGTTACGGGAAGTTCTACGCCGCTCCGTTCGAACGTGGGTTTGGTACAACGATCGGAAACTCGATTCGCCGGGCTCTCTTGTCGTCGATCGAGGGAGCGGCCATCACAGCCGTTAAGATCGATGGCGTCGAGCACGAATTTTCGTCGATCAAGGGCGTTGTCGAGGACGCGACGGATGTAATTCTTAACTTAAAGCAGGTTCCGTTCAAGTTGCACGGCAGCGGCCAGAAAACGCTTTCGATCAGCAAAAAAGGAGCGGGCGAAGTTACTAGCGCCGATATTGAGGCCGACGGCGACGTCGAGGTCCTTGATAAGACGATCCATATCGCAACGATCAGCTCTGGCGGTTCGATCGGGATCGAAATGAGATTAAAGTCCGGTCGGGGCTATGTATCGGCTGAGGTAAATAACGACGAAGACCTGTCGGTCGGTTATATCCCGATCGACTCGGTCCACACGCCGATCAAAAAGGTAAACTACACGGTGGATCAGACCCGGCAGGGTTCGAACACTGAGTTTGACCGGTTGACGATCGAAGTTTGGTCGGATGGTTCGGTCAAACCGGAAGATTCGATCGGCCTGGCAGCCAAACTGGTCAAGGATCATATGGCCATCTTCATCAACTTCGAAGAAGAGGAAGAAGAATACAAATATGAGGATATTGCCCGTCCGCCGCTGATGCGTAACGACCTATTGGATAAATCGGTCGACGAACTCGAGCTTTCGGTCCGCTCGTATAACTGCCTCAAGAATGCAGATATTCGCTCGATCCGGGACCTTATCCGCCGTAGCGAAAAGGATATGCTGAACACCAAGAACTTCGGCAAGAAATCGCTCACCGAGATCAAGGATATGCTTCACGGTATGGGGCTCGATTTCGGAATGGACTTTGACGAGCAAGGCAATCCGATCCCGGGCTCGGGTGGGAGAGATCTAGACTAA
- the pnp gene encoding polyribonucleotide nucleotidyltransferase: MTNKKYLNESIKLGTRELIVETGKVAKQADGSVVIRYGDTMLLVAAVSARTAKEGLDFFPLTVEYRENSFAAGRIPGNYFRREGRPSEKEILTCRMIDRPVRPLFADGYRFETQIVASVISSDAENDPDVIAITGASCALYLSDIPFHNPIAGVRIGLIDGKYVINPTFDERRESQLNLIVAGTEEAICMVECEADEVEETIMVEALMLAHREIKRLCLWQKELGKALEITKREFTPPTLDEATVAEVEKNFADKLRAALDSTGRDKIAVYAGLDALKKEVVDSYPDDDPAKRSMAAKAFGHLKEKIFREDMLVNKRRPDGRRFSEIRPISAEVGWLPRVHGSALFTRGETQAIVTTTLGTKMDGQFMDDLEKGTIDRRFMLHYNFPPYSVGETGRFGSTSRRETGHGNLARRAIMSVLPDDTDFPYTIRIVSDITESNGSSSMASVCGGILSLMDAGVPIKKPVAGVAMGLVMEGNRYAILSDIAGAEDHYGDMDFKVTGTADGITALQMDIKVGGINAMILQEALEQARKGRLHILEIMNQALAEPRESLSEFAPRIITLMINPDKIRDVIGPGGKMIRSITEETGAKIDISDDGTILIATADGEAAQLAIARIKALTAEAEIGETYMGTVSRIVDFGAFVEIMPGLDGLLHISEISDRRVRDVRDELKEGQQILVKCIGKEGNKIKLSRKAIIAEEKGNEAGGDE; the protein is encoded by the coding sequence ATGACAAATAAGAAATATTTGAATGAATCGATCAAACTCGGCACAAGAGAGTTGATCGTTGAAACAGGCAAGGTTGCCAAGCAGGCCGATGGTTCGGTCGTGATCCGTTATGGCGATACGATGCTGCTCGTAGCGGCCGTTTCCGCCCGCACAGCCAAAGAAGGGCTGGACTTTTTCCCGTTGACAGTTGAGTATCGCGAGAATTCATTTGCCGCAGGCCGCATTCCCGGAAACTATTTCCGACGTGAAGGCCGTCCGTCGGAAAAGGAGATCTTGACGTGTCGAATGATCGACCGTCCTGTCCGACCGCTCTTTGCAGACGGCTACCGTTTTGAAACCCAGATCGTCGCATCGGTCATCTCGTCCGATGCTGAGAACGATCCGGATGTCATCGCGATCACGGGTGCGTCGTGTGCCCTGTATCTTTCTGACATCCCATTCCACAATCCGATCGCCGGTGTTCGAATTGGCCTGATCGACGGCAAGTACGTCATTAATCCCACCTTTGACGAGCGCCGCGAGTCGCAACTTAATTTGATCGTTGCCGGTACTGAAGAAGCGATCTGTATGGTCGAATGCGAGGCCGACGAAGTCGAGGAGACCATTATGGTCGAGGCTCTGATGCTCGCTCACCGCGAGATCAAACGTCTCTGTCTGTGGCAAAAGGAACTCGGCAAGGCTCTCGAGATCACAAAACGAGAGTTCACTCCGCCGACGCTCGACGAAGCAACGGTTGCTGAAGTTGAAAAGAACTTTGCGGACAAATTACGTGCCGCACTGGATTCGACCGGTCGTGACAAGATCGCGGTTTACGCCGGCCTCGACGCTCTTAAGAAAGAGGTTGTTGATAGCTATCCGGACGACGATCCGGCGAAGCGGTCGATGGCCGCGAAGGCGTTCGGCCACCTTAAGGAAAAGATCTTTCGTGAGGATATGCTTGTTAATAAGCGTCGTCCTGACGGCCGCCGTTTCTCCGAGATCCGACCGATCTCGGCTGAGGTCGGCTGGCTGCCGCGAGTTCACGGTTCGGCACTGTTCACCCGCGGTGAAACGCAGGCGATCGTAACTACGACACTCGGTACCAAGATGGACGGCCAGTTTATGGATGATCTGGAAAAAGGCACCATCGACCGCCGATTTATGCTTCACTATAATTTTCCGCCTTACTCAGTCGGAGAAACCGGCAGATTTGGAAGCACGTCACGCCGCGAAACGGGCCACGGCAACCTCGCCCGCCGTGCGATAATGTCGGTTCTGCCGGATGACACTGATTTTCCTTACACTATCCGTATCGTCTCCGATATTACTGAATCAAACGGATCTTCGTCGATGGCTTCGGTCTGCGGCGGTATCCTGAGCCTTATGGATGCAGGTGTGCCGATCAAAAAGCCGGTCGCGGGCGTGGCTATGGGCCTAGTAATGGAGGGGAATCGTTACGCGATCCTTTCGGACATCGCCGGTGCCGAAGACCATTACGGCGATATGGACTTTAAGGTGACGGGGACCGCGGACGGAATCACGGCACTTCAAATGGATATTAAGGTTGGCGGTATCAACGCGATGATCTTGCAGGAAGCCCTCGAGCAGGCGCGCAAGGGCCGTCTGCATATCCTCGAGATAATGAATCAGGCTCTAGCCGAACCACGCGAGAGCCTGTCGGAATTTGCGCCGAGGATCATCACGCTGATGATCAATCCGGACAAGATCCGTGATGTTATCGGGCCGGGCGGCAAGATGATCCGATCGATCACCGAGGAAACCGGTGCCAAGATCGACATCTCGGACGACGGTACTATACTGATCGCGACTGCCGACGGCGAAGCCGCTCAACTTGCGATCGCACGCATCAAGGCCCTTACGGCTGAGGCCGAGATCGGTGAGACGTATATGGGTACGGTTTCGCGTATCGTGGACTTCGGTGCGTTCGTTGAGATAATGCCGGGACTTGACGGCCTGCTTCATATTTCCGAGATCTCAGACCGCCGTGTACGCGATGTGCGTGACGAACTCAAGGAAGGCCAGCAGATCCTCGTTAAATGTATCGGGAAAGAAGGCAACAAGATCAAGCTTTCTCGCAAAGCGATCATCGCTGAGGAAAAGGGCAATGAGGCCGGCGGTGATGAATAA
- the rpsM gene encoding 30S ribosomal protein S13, whose protein sequence is MARVAGVDLPPNKRAQVGMTYIYGVGKSRATEILDKAGISIDARIKDLSEDELNKIRTILDTDGNIEGDLRKRVQMDIKRLMDIGCYRGLRHRRGLPVRGQRTSTNARTRKGPRKAAVAKKKAPGKK, encoded by the coding sequence ATGGCTCGCGTAGCAGGAGTTGATTTACCGCCCAATAAACGGGCACAGGTTGGAATGACCTACATCTATGGTGTAGGCAAGTCGCGTGCGACGGAAATCTTGGATAAGGCCGGTATCAGCATCGATGCCCGCATCAAGGATCTTAGCGAAGACGAGCTGAACAAGATCCGTACGATCCTGGACACCGACGGCAATATTGAGGGTGATCTCAGAAAGCGCGTTCAAATGGACATTAAGCGTTTGATGGACATCGGATGCTATCGCGGCCTGCGTCATCGACGTGGACTGCCGGTTCGCGGACAGCGTACCAGCACGAACGCACGCACCCGGAAAGGCCCGCGTAAGGCAGCGGTCGCCAAGAAGAAGGCACCAGGTAAGAAGTAG
- a CDS encoding PEP-CTERM sorting domain-containing protein: MKKNNLRAMLSVICLMSIVATFVKVEAGPVRFDQVVQIMNPTPGKAETSSFTRIRLVNYYDGFVVGDDGDDDKKAGITKQDGRVITETKTDIVEDDVCDCVEPEVVSKFPKWALLGLAAIPVALILIKRKKDEPTPTTPTPTPTPTVTPTPTPTVTPTPTPPEPVPEPVTILLFGTGLASIGLAARRKFGKKKKGEEEGK; encoded by the coding sequence ATGAAGAAAAATAATCTTAGGGCAATGCTGTCTGTGATCTGCTTGATGTCGATCGTAGCCACATTCGTCAAGGTCGAGGCTGGCCCTGTTCGTTTTGATCAGGTCGTACAGATTATGAATCCGACACCGGGTAAGGCTGAGACAAGTAGCTTTACGCGGATACGGCTCGTCAACTATTACGACGGATTTGTGGTAGGCGACGATGGCGATGATGACAAAAAGGCAGGCATAACTAAACAGGATGGCCGCGTCATTACCGAGACCAAAACGGACATTGTCGAAGACGATGTGTGCGATTGTGTCGAACCTGAAGTGGTCAGCAAGTTTCCGAAGTGGGCTCTTCTCGGATTAGCAGCGATACCGGTTGCACTGATCCTGATCAAGCGTAAAAAGGATGAGCCGACGCCGACCACGCCGACGCCAACTCCGACGCCGACCGTCACACCGACACCGACACCGACCGTCACACCGACGCCGACTCCGCCGGAGCCAGTTCCTGAGCCGGTTACGATCTTGCTGTTTGGAACAGGATTGGCATCGATCGGTTTGGCCGCTCGACGGAAATTCGGTAAGAAGAAAAAGGGCGAAGAAGAAGGTAAATAA